The Halosimplex litoreum genome has a window encoding:
- a CDS encoding NADH-quinone oxidoreductase subunit D → MDQRQRQVGEPPESATPVSDADSPLDAALAVVPDDAVTDTEEHLNAPALVVRADRVQATLSALRERAGFDHCACVTGQAYGDRYESIYHLRSYDHAQRELSVVVPTPAADPTQESAAPVYPTADWHEREAYDLVGIEYEDHPDLRRILLPETWQGHPLDPDFSGEEPQIVPFREHENPLAEDHRDGDTMYLNLGPHHPATHGVLRVGATLDGENVAEVTPDIGYIHRCEEQMCQQGTYRHQIMPYPDRWDWSGAGLCNEWAYARVAEALADIEVPEYAQVIRTMSAELSRLLGHFLAVGTYALDVIGEFTASFMYAIKERERIQSILEDLTGQRLMFNYFRLGGVAWDLPDPRSDFFAEIREFVDDLPERLAEYHDLLTSNEIFQIRTVETGELSAETVRAYGCTGPVARGSGVDYDLRRDDPYGYYPELDWDVVTEDGGDNYARVLVRLREIEQSARIIEQCVDLLEGWPEAERTVQANVPRTLRPDPDTEIYRAVESAKGELGIYIRSDGTDEPARFKIRGPSFSNLSALEEAARGEYVADLIATIGSLDPIMGDVDR, encoded by the coding sequence ATGGACCAACGGCAGCGACAGGTGGGCGAGCCGCCCGAAAGCGCCACACCCGTTTCGGACGCCGACTCGCCGCTGGACGCCGCGCTCGCGGTCGTTCCCGACGACGCCGTCACCGACACCGAGGAGCATCTGAACGCGCCCGCGCTCGTCGTCCGCGCGGACCGCGTGCAGGCGACACTGTCGGCGCTGCGCGAGCGGGCGGGGTTCGACCACTGCGCCTGCGTCACCGGCCAGGCTTACGGCGATCGCTACGAGTCGATCTACCACCTCCGCAGCTACGACCACGCCCAGCGCGAACTCTCGGTGGTCGTCCCGACCCCCGCCGCCGACCCCACACAGGAGAGCGCGGCACCGGTGTACCCGACCGCGGACTGGCACGAACGGGAGGCCTACGATCTGGTCGGCATCGAGTACGAGGACCACCCCGACCTGCGGCGGATCCTCCTGCCCGAGACCTGGCAGGGGCATCCGCTCGATCCGGATTTCAGCGGCGAAGAACCGCAGATCGTGCCCTTCCGCGAACACGAGAACCCGCTGGCCGAGGACCATCGCGACGGCGACACCATGTACCTCAACCTCGGGCCACATCACCCGGCGACTCACGGCGTGCTCCGCGTGGGCGCCACGCTCGACGGTGAAAACGTCGCCGAGGTGACGCCCGACATCGGCTACATCCACCGCTGCGAGGAACAGATGTGCCAGCAGGGCACCTACCGCCACCAGATCATGCCCTACCCCGACCGGTGGGACTGGAGCGGCGCCGGCCTCTGCAACGAGTGGGCCTACGCCCGCGTCGCCGAGGCTCTCGCCGACATCGAGGTGCCCGAGTACGCCCAGGTCATTCGGACGATGAGCGCCGAACTGTCGCGGCTGCTCGGCCACTTCCTCGCGGTCGGCACCTACGCGCTGGACGTGATCGGCGAGTTCACCGCCTCGTTCATGTACGCCATCAAGGAGCGAGAACGCATCCAGTCGATTCTGGAGGATCTAACGGGCCAGCGCCTGATGTTCAACTACTTCCGACTCGGCGGGGTGGCGTGGGACCTCCCCGACCCCCGCTCGGACTTTTTCGCCGAGATCCGCGAGTTCGTCGACGACCTGCCCGAGCGACTCGCCGAGTACCACGACCTCCTGACCAGCAACGAGATCTTCCAGATCCGCACGGTCGAAACCGGCGAGCTATCCGCGGAGACGGTCAGGGCCTACGGCTGTACCGGCCCGGTCGCCCGCGGGTCGGGCGTCGACTACGACTTGCGCCGCGACGACCCCTACGGCTACTACCCCGAACTCGACTGGGACGTAGTCACGGAAGACGGGGGCGACAATTACGCGCGCGTGCTCGTGCGCCTGCGCGAGATAGAGCAGTCCGCCCGGATCATCGAACAGTGCGTCGACCTGCTCGAAGGGTGGCCCGAGGCCGAACGAACCGTCCAGGCGAACGTCCCCCGGACGCTACGGCCCGACCCCGATACGGAGATCTACCGCGCCGTCGAATCCGCCAAGGGCGAACTCGGCATCTACATCCGGAGCGACGGTACGGACGAGCCCGCCCGCTTCAAGATCCGCGGCCCTTCCTTCTCGAACCTCTCGGCGCTGGAGGAGGCCGCCCGCGGCGAGTACGTCGCCGACCTCATCGCCACCATCGGGAGCCTCGACCCTATCATGGGCGACGTGGACCGCTGA
- a CDS encoding DUF7095 family protein, whose product MTDLSREEAVARVEDLVASVEADRMPVPVREIWVFGDVTLGLDPVERLDVYLTKDILVGGDDSDTDPEELALGVDGIGETVRADWAAAHTEHVRTNANGYAAPEKCLAAHLVDDDEPVHLEVCNASFDDNVTQRLEGALATGDYENILDPRGACLWVDGRRSEDAFEKLRDGEFVLPTLSGALEMLGAEPDVAEEAADAVRAYRAEQEGATVRGDVV is encoded by the coding sequence ATGACAGACCTCTCGCGCGAGGAGGCCGTCGCCCGCGTCGAGGACCTCGTCGCCAGCGTCGAAGCGGACCGCATGCCCGTCCCGGTCCGGGAGATCTGGGTCTTCGGCGACGTGACGCTCGGCCTCGACCCCGTCGAGCGCCTCGACGTCTACCTCACCAAGGACATCCTCGTCGGCGGCGACGACAGCGACACCGACCCCGAAGAGCTGGCGCTGGGCGTCGACGGCATCGGCGAGACGGTCCGCGCCGACTGGGCCGCCGCGCACACCGAGCACGTCCGCACCAACGCCAACGGCTACGCCGCCCCCGAGAAGTGTCTCGCCGCTCACCTCGTCGACGACGACGAGCCCGTCCACCTCGAGGTCTGCAACGCCTCCTTCGACGACAACGTCACCCAGCGCCTGGAGGGGGCACTGGCAACCGGCGACTACGAGAACATCCTCGACCCCCGCGGCGCCTGCCTCTGGGTCGACGGTCGCCGGAGCGAGGACGCCTTCGAGAAGCTGCGCGACGGCGAGTTCGTCCTCCCGACGCTGTCTGGCGCCCTCGAGATGCTCGGCGCCGAGCCCGACGTGGCCGAGGAGGCCGCCGACGCCGTCCGCGCCTATCGCGCCGAGCAGGAGGGCGCGACCGTCCGCGGCGACGTGGTCTGA
- a CDS encoding DoxX family protein: MVVESAAGEVVFLVARVLFGGVLAFMGINHFSGVEGMAGYAEMKGLPAPAFSVVASGAMLVLGGAGVALGVAPVLSAGALATFLLVSAVTMHDFWAVPEDQTQDEMTGFLKNVALAGAALGFLAVGGQAWPYAVGVGLF; encoded by the coding sequence ATGGTCGTCGAGTCGGCCGCCGGCGAGGTGGTCTTTCTGGTGGCGCGAGTGCTGTTCGGCGGCGTCCTCGCGTTCATGGGGATCAATCACTTCTCGGGCGTCGAGGGGATGGCCGGCTACGCCGAGATGAAGGGTCTCCCCGCGCCGGCGTTCTCGGTGGTCGCTTCGGGGGCCATGCTCGTCCTGGGCGGGGCCGGCGTCGCCCTCGGTGTCGCGCCGGTGCTGTCTGCCGGGGCGCTCGCGACCTTCCTGCTGGTCTCGGCGGTGACGATGCACGACTTCTGGGCGGTGCCCGAGGACCAGACGCAAGACGAGATGACCGGCTTCCTGAAGAACGTCGCGCTGGCGGGCGCAGCCCTCGGCTTCCTGGCGGTCGGTGGGCAGGCCTGGCCCTACGCGGTCGGCGTCGGACTCTTTTAG
- a CDS encoding DUF6498-containing protein, which produces MRVPSVGRPGPLAVVASNAVAPVGVLAFGWSTTVLLGVFVLELAAVLCWAAVKVPFAAKRPNNAIDDHRLLGALQAKRCGIDLPGPFPPVYLRNLPTLLTLVVLLAPIELGAAVLLFALAEPTITTETTGQILLGGVGVFAARGVETATDYFRDGGYRDHSPRSVILAPFKYVFGVGTLLFVVGPFGLDSGVVLALVVAGKLVYDLRTIQVERDPDRRGVFYRLYGSKETEIEPEPVVEPDGDPVVRAQPPRTIAVADALYRGVVYTLTSTVVVCYAVAAFLAVFALRLAAVPLAVVFAFGTLRTITRYLRYGPLEYRGYDGVLVAYDTLFDEPQARIERDEVKSVVVETDRVDRIFDTESVEFDRGDRTPELQFTVPDPDEVEHDDTPGSLTAPHVDDPKAIADALGVGWLYERDVEEPAAAD; this is translated from the coding sequence ATGCGAGTCCCCTCCGTCGGCCGCCCGGGGCCGCTCGCGGTGGTCGCCTCGAACGCAGTGGCCCCCGTCGGCGTCCTGGCGTTCGGGTGGTCGACGACCGTCCTCCTCGGCGTGTTCGTCCTCGAACTCGCGGCCGTGCTGTGCTGGGCGGCGGTGAAAGTCCCCTTCGCCGCCAAGCGCCCGAACAACGCGATCGACGACCACCGGCTGCTGGGCGCGCTCCAAGCCAAGCGCTGCGGGATCGACCTCCCCGGACCGTTCCCGCCGGTGTATCTCCGGAACCTGCCGACGCTCCTCACGCTCGTCGTCCTCCTCGCGCCGATCGAGCTCGGGGCCGCCGTCCTCCTGTTCGCGCTCGCCGAGCCGACGATCACGACCGAGACCACCGGCCAGATACTGCTCGGTGGCGTCGGTGTCTTCGCCGCTCGGGGCGTCGAGACCGCCACGGACTACTTCCGCGACGGCGGCTACCGCGACCACTCCCCGCGGTCCGTGATACTGGCCCCGTTCAAGTACGTCTTCGGCGTCGGGACGCTCCTGTTCGTCGTCGGCCCGTTCGGCCTCGACAGCGGCGTCGTGCTCGCCCTGGTCGTCGCCGGCAAGCTCGTCTACGACCTCCGGACGATCCAGGTCGAGCGCGACCCCGACAGACGGGGCGTCTTCTACCGACTCTACGGCAGCAAGGAGACCGAGATCGAACCCGAACCGGTCGTCGAACCCGACGGCGACCCGGTCGTCCGCGCACAGCCTCCGCGGACGATCGCAGTCGCCGACGCCCTCTACCGCGGCGTCGTCTACACCCTGACCAGCACCGTCGTCGTCTGCTACGCTGTCGCCGCGTTCCTCGCCGTCTTCGCGCTGCGACTGGCGGCAGTCCCCCTCGCCGTCGTCTTCGCGTTCGGGACGCTCCGGACGATCACTCGCTACCTCCGCTACGGCCCGCTGGAGTACCGCGGGTACGACGGCGTCCTCGTCGCCTACGACACGCTGTTCGACGAACCGCAGGCGCGGATCGAGCGCGACGAGGTGAAAAGCGTCGTCGTCGAGACCGACCGCGTCGACCGGATCTTCGACACCGAGAGCGTCGAGTTCGACCGCGGCGACCGGACTCCGGAGCTGCAGTTTACCGTCCCCGACCCCGACGAGGTCGAGCACGACGACACGCCCGGGTCGCTGACGGCCCCCCACGTCGACGACCCGAAGGCAATCGCCGACGCGCTCGGCGTCGGCTGGCTCTACGAACGCGACGTCGAGGAACCGGCCGCGGCGGACTGA
- a CDS encoding class I SAM-dependent methyltransferase codes for MREFSADYLETTREGMWDDSRAALSDLDLDSRERVLDVGCGTGELTRVLAEESGAEVVGADVDPRLLAAASEVAPVVRADATRLPFVADAVDLVVCQALLINLPDPVGAVEAFARASSDLVAAVEPDNGAVSVDSTVDAEAPLARRARDRFLDGVETDVTLGADAREVFEAAGLDVVSTRRYDHERVVAPPYSEAAVEAARKKVTGEGLADDRETILSGETSEREYDDLRASWRAMGRDVVDQMSDEAYVRTETVPFFVTVGRV; via the coding sequence GTGCGAGAGTTTAGCGCCGACTACCTGGAGACCACCCGCGAGGGGATGTGGGACGACTCCCGCGCAGCCCTGTCGGACCTCGATCTCGACAGTCGTGAGCGGGTGCTCGACGTGGGCTGCGGGACGGGCGAACTCACTCGCGTCCTCGCCGAGGAGAGCGGCGCCGAAGTCGTCGGCGCCGACGTGGACCCGCGGCTGCTCGCCGCCGCGAGCGAGGTCGCCCCGGTCGTCCGCGCCGACGCGACGCGTCTCCCCTTCGTCGCCGACGCCGTCGACCTCGTCGTCTGTCAGGCGCTGCTCATCAACCTCCCCGACCCCGTCGGCGCGGTCGAGGCGTTCGCCCGTGCCTCCTCGGATCTGGTCGCCGCGGTCGAGCCCGACAACGGCGCCGTCTCCGTCGACTCGACCGTCGACGCCGAGGCGCCGCTGGCCCGCCGGGCCCGCGACCGGTTTCTCGATGGCGTCGAGACCGACGTGACGCTGGGCGCCGACGCTCGCGAGGTGTTCGAGGCGGCGGGGCTGGACGTGGTGTCGACCCGCCGGTACGACCACGAACGGGTGGTGGCACCGCCGTACTCCGAGGCCGCCGTCGAGGCCGCCCGGAAGAAAGTGACCGGCGAGGGGCTAGCCGACGACCGCGAGACGATCCTCTCCGGCGAGACCTCCGAACGGGAGTACGACGACCTGCGCGCGTCCTGGCGCGCGATGGGCCGCGACGTGGTCGACCAGATGAGCGACGAGGCGTACGTCCGCACCGAGACGGTCCCCTTCTTCGTCACCGTCGGCCGCGTCTGA
- a CDS encoding helix-turn-helix transcriptional regulator: protein MPPLQRRQLAAAVAFVAAAVVLAVQLITPSPVVVSVGENGTTVSELGTYFTTEDVAVVAAAAALLGASGTYLLVGDSSTPDAVGSAASAATTSPDGNGSAATDSTAPERSSGPEPSDDLVETRREEIEETAKRLSTNERAVYETVLDADGVLPQTEIVAGTDFSKATVSRTLDTLESKDLLERRRRGMGNVVYLR from the coding sequence ATGCCGCCCCTCCAGCGACGCCAACTCGCCGCGGCGGTGGCGTTCGTCGCCGCCGCGGTGGTCCTCGCAGTGCAGCTCATCACCCCCTCCCCGGTCGTCGTCTCCGTCGGCGAGAACGGGACGACCGTCTCCGAACTCGGGACGTATTTCACCACCGAGGACGTCGCGGTCGTCGCCGCCGCCGCCGCGCTACTGGGCGCGAGCGGCACGTACCTCCTCGTCGGCGACAGTTCGACCCCCGACGCGGTCGGGTCGGCGGCCAGCGCCGCGACCACGTCGCCCGACGGGAACGGTTCGGCCGCCACCGATTCGACCGCTCCCGAGCGGTCGTCCGGACCCGAACCGAGCGACGACCTGGTCGAGACGCGCCGGGAGGAGATCGAGGAGACCGCGAAGCGACTCTCGACCAACGAACGGGCCGTCTACGAGACCGTGCTCGACGCCGACGGTGTCCTCCCGCAGACGGAGATCGTCGCCGGGACGGACTTCTCCAAGGCGACGGTCAGCCGCACGCTCGACACCCTGGAGAGCAAAGACCTCCTCGAACGCAGGCGACGCGGCATGGGAAACGTCGTCTACCTCCGGTAA
- a CDS encoding DUF7522 family protein, translating to MTHKTDIGRESSDSIVSAVRTSLGDELRSVVYFTPSAFDILYTRQDLYGSTDDARTAKSQLVEFERTGFAEGPIRTAIARREGGSDIGPYEFTVRFHEDGFVVRVIHGDVGVLFTTDSMDVNGFEDAATAVTGLLDEN from the coding sequence ATGACACACAAAACGGACATCGGTCGAGAGTCGAGCGACAGTATCGTGAGCGCTGTCCGAACGAGCCTCGGTGACGAGCTCCGAAGCGTCGTGTACTTCACCCCTTCGGCGTTCGATATCCTGTACACGCGCCAGGACCTCTACGGGTCGACCGACGATGCCAGAACGGCCAAGTCACAGCTGGTCGAGTTCGAACGCACCGGTTTCGCGGAGGGACCGATCCGGACGGCGATCGCACGCAGGGAGGGCGGGTCGGACATCGGCCCCTACGAGTTTACCGTCCGGTTCCACGAGGACGGGTTCGTCGTCCGGGTCATCCACGGCGACGTCGGCGTCCTCTTCACGACGGACAGCATGGACGTCAACGGTTTCGAGGACGCGGCCACGGCTGTCACCGGACTACTGGACGAGAACTGA
- a CDS encoding deoxyribonuclease IV has product MTRVGAHTSIAGGVPNAVDEQLEIGGNCGQIFSHSPQVWQDPNIGDDEAAEFRDLADEHNLGPWVIHSSYLVNLCTPKDDLREKSVDSMQKEVDAAEKLDIPYVNVHLGAHTGAGVDGGLDNAASALDELEIPDGVTVLVESDAGSGTKLGGDFEHLAEVLDRSVQDLDVCLDTAHAFAAGYDLSTPEGVADTVAEFDDVVGLEHLDCIHLNDSKHACGTNKDEHAHVGEGEIGEDGMAAFLNHDDLLDVPLVLETPTENGKSFAWNVERVRELRDSE; this is encoded by the coding sequence ATGACCCGTGTCGGCGCACACACATCGATCGCGGGCGGCGTCCCCAACGCCGTCGACGAACAGCTCGAGATCGGCGGCAACTGCGGCCAGATCTTCTCCCACTCGCCGCAGGTCTGGCAGGACCCCAACATCGGCGACGACGAGGCCGCCGAGTTCCGCGACCTCGCCGACGAGCACAACCTCGGACCGTGGGTCATCCACTCCTCGTATCTCGTCAACCTCTGTACCCCGAAAGACGACCTGCGCGAGAAGTCGGTCGACTCGATGCAGAAGGAGGTCGACGCCGCCGAGAAGCTCGACATCCCGTACGTCAACGTCCACCTCGGCGCCCACACCGGCGCCGGCGTCGACGGCGGCCTCGACAACGCCGCCAGCGCCCTGGACGAACTGGAGATTCCGGACGGTGTCACCGTCCTCGTCGAGTCCGACGCCGGCTCGGGGACGAAACTCGGCGGCGACTTCGAGCACCTCGCCGAAGTGCTCGACCGCTCGGTCCAGGATCTGGACGTCTGTCTCGACACCGCTCACGCCTTCGCCGCGGGCTACGACCTCTCGACGCCGGAGGGCGTCGCCGACACCGTCGCGGAGTTCGACGACGTGGTCGGGCTGGAGCACCTCGACTGCATCCACCTCAACGACTCGAAACACGCCTGCGGGACCAACAAGGACGAACACGCCCACGTCGGCGAGGGCGAGATCGGCGAGGACGGAATGGCCGCGTTCCTGAATCACGACGACCTGCTGGACGTGCCGCTCGTGCTCGAAACCCCGACCGAGAACGGCAAGAGCTTCGCGTGGAACGTCGAGCGAGTGCGAGAGTTGCGAGATTCGGAGTGA
- a CDS encoding aminopeptidase, which translates to MDPRVEDQADVVVDHSIDLQAGDEVLISAPAVAEDLVVALEERIAERGAHSVSLGGSARAQRAFKRAMDPEDYDEPPASLVAMVEEIDAAVGVRAATNTHETGDVPPEKNAAYAQIMKPIQDAYTDKRWVATQYPATGNAQAAEMSTEAYEDFVYDAVTKDWDEQRAFQANMIEILEGADEVRIVSGDTTDVTMSVSGMNPVNDYAEKNLPGGEVFTAPVPDSVEGEVLFDMPLMAQGREVEDVRLVFEDGEVVDSSAGKNEDVLAAVLDTDPGARRLGELGIGMNRDIDRFTYNMLFDEKMGDTVHMALGRTIDENVPDDGDVEGNDSAMHMDMIVDMSEDSYIEVDGERVQEDGTFRFEDGFEA; encoded by the coding sequence ATGGATCCCCGAGTCGAAGACCAAGCGGACGTCGTCGTCGACCACTCGATCGACCTGCAGGCCGGCGACGAGGTGTTGATCTCCGCCCCCGCGGTGGCCGAGGACCTGGTCGTCGCCCTGGAAGAGCGCATCGCCGAGCGAGGGGCTCACAGCGTCTCGCTCGGGGGAAGCGCTCGCGCCCAGCGGGCGTTCAAACGGGCGATGGACCCGGAGGACTACGACGAACCGCCGGCGTCGCTCGTGGCGATGGTCGAGGAGATCGACGCCGCCGTCGGCGTCCGAGCGGCGACCAACACCCACGAGACGGGCGACGTGCCGCCCGAGAAGAACGCCGCCTACGCGCAGATCATGAAGCCGATTCAGGACGCCTACACGGACAAGCGCTGGGTCGCCACGCAGTACCCCGCCACGGGCAACGCCCAGGCCGCCGAGATGAGCACGGAAGCCTACGAGGACTTCGTCTACGACGCCGTCACCAAAGACTGGGACGAACAGCGGGCGTTCCAGGCAAACATGATCGAGATCTTGGAGGGCGCCGACGAGGTCCGTATCGTCTCCGGCGACACCACCGACGTGACCATGTCCGTCTCGGGGATGAACCCCGTCAACGACTACGCCGAGAAGAACCTCCCCGGCGGCGAGGTGTTCACCGCGCCGGTCCCCGACTCCGTCGAGGGCGAAGTGCTGTTCGACATGCCGCTGATGGCCCAGGGTCGCGAGGTCGAGGACGTGCGGCTGGTCTTCGAGGACGGCGAGGTCGTCGACTCCTCGGCGGGCAAAAACGAGGACGTGCTCGCCGCGGTGCTGGACACCGACCCCGGTGCCCGCCGCCTGGGCGAGCTGGGTATCGGCATGAACCGCGACATCGATCGGTTCACGTACAACATGCTGTTCGACGAGAAGATGGGCGACACCGTCCACATGGCCTTGGGTCGGACTATCGACGAGAACGTCCCCGACGACGGTGACGTCGAGGGGAACGACTCGGCGATGCACATGGACATGATCGTCGACATGAGCGAGGACTCCTACATCGAGGTCGACGGCGAGCGCGTGCAGGAGGACGGGACCTTCCGGTTCGAGGACGGCTTCGAGGCGTAA
- a CDS encoding lipoate--protein ligase family protein — MSLADWDWRLITEESRPGPLNMALDEVAAESAAEDGTRTLRVYRWAPSTLSLGYHQDPETIDWDFCEREGITVTRRPTGGGAIYHDDFGDISYSVVAPAEELPGDLMESYELLCEPLLDALEGMGIDARFADEERPAIYEPACYLRALHPAHDVVAGDGRKISGNAQYRRKDAVVQHGSITFAPRTERHLSCFADPDATTEEFDERVTSVREQSGIDREAAVAELESSLRSWVSSHEGTWSDRELAQARERAREKFENPEWTRDGDDPL; from the coding sequence ATGAGTCTGGCCGACTGGGACTGGCGGCTGATCACCGAGGAGTCCCGACCGGGGCCGCTGAACATGGCGCTGGACGAGGTGGCCGCCGAGTCGGCCGCCGAGGACGGGACCCGGACGCTGCGAGTCTACCGCTGGGCGCCCAGCACGCTCTCGCTGGGGTATCACCAGGACCCCGAAACCATCGACTGGGACTTTTGCGAGCGCGAGGGGATCACGGTCACTCGCCGTCCCACCGGCGGCGGCGCCATCTACCACGACGACTTCGGCGACATCTCCTACTCCGTCGTCGCGCCGGCCGAGGAACTCCCCGGCGACCTGATGGAATCGTACGAACTGCTCTGCGAACCGCTGCTCGATGCCCTCGAGGGTATGGGTATCGACGCCCGGTTCGCCGACGAGGAGCGGCCCGCCATCTACGAGCCGGCGTGTTACCTGCGGGCGCTCCACCCCGCTCACGACGTGGTCGCCGGCGACGGCCGGAAGATCTCCGGTAACGCCCAGTACCGCCGGAAGGACGCCGTCGTCCAGCACGGGTCGATCACGTTCGCGCCGAGGACCGAGCGTCATCTGTCCTGTTTCGCCGACCCCGACGCGACTACCGAGGAGTTCGACGAGCGAGTGACGAGCGTCCGCGAGCAGTCCGGGATCGACCGCGAGGCGGCAGTCGCGGAACTCGAATCGTCGCTCCGGTCGTGGGTTAGTTCCCACGAAGGCACGTGGTCGGACCGGGAGCTCGCGCAGGCGCGCGAGCGAGCGCGTGAGAAGTTCGAGAATCCGGAGTGGACGCGCGACGGCGACGACCCGCTGTGA
- a CDS encoding helix-turn-helix domain-containing protein, whose amino-acid sequence MRYLRVAVHQEPAVRHPMHQFVVQREGYSVSRLLQYNTALDDEPAFLFHVDGDPEPYEPTLDEVEHVSTYEISRCPDDTFYLYVRERIPDHSQDFVAAFTQPGLVGLMPIEYRADGTVRLTAVGPAEMLQTAVDEIPEGMDVDVLEVGEYDARRLDAGGDLTDRQFEAVLAAVDCGYYETPSEGSVEEVGDRLDCAPGTAAELLRRAERSVMTNVVSTGPF is encoded by the coding sequence ATGCGGTACTTGCGCGTCGCGGTCCACCAGGAACCGGCGGTGCGACACCCGATGCACCAGTTCGTCGTCCAGCGGGAGGGATACAGCGTCTCGCGGCTGCTCCAGTACAACACGGCGCTGGACGACGAGCCGGCCTTCCTCTTCCACGTCGACGGCGACCCCGAGCCCTACGAGCCGACCCTCGACGAGGTCGAACACGTCTCGACCTACGAGATATCCCGGTGTCCCGACGACACGTTCTACCTCTACGTGCGCGAGCGGATCCCGGACCACAGTCAGGACTTCGTCGCCGCGTTCACTCAGCCGGGGCTGGTCGGTCTGATGCCCATCGAGTACCGCGCCGACGGGACGGTCCGACTCACTGCGGTGGGACCGGCCGAGATGCTCCAGACCGCCGTCGACGAGATACCCGAGGGGATGGACGTCGACGTGCTGGAGGTCGGCGAGTACGACGCACGCCGGCTGGACGCCGGCGGGGACCTGACCGACCGGCAGTTCGAGGCCGTCCTCGCCGCGGTCGACTGCGGCTACTACGAGACCCCCAGCGAGGGCAGCGTCGAAGAGGTGGGCGACCGCCTCGACTGCGCGCCCGGCACCGCCGCCGAACTGCTCCGGCGCGCCGAGCGCTCCGTTATGACGAACGTCGTCTCGACGGGGCCATTCTGA
- a CDS encoding winged helix-turn-helix transcriptional regulator — protein MATNANSEAANPEACPVVDSLEQIGSQWRLVVLYDLQDGEKRFNELKRSTGASSRTLSRVLDDLQELDLVDRRLEEDAPVATFYSLTAKGESLCPVFEAIEGWADEWLCEDADEAEAMAAVEAVAGE, from the coding sequence ATGGCGACGAACGCGAACTCCGAGGCGGCGAACCCCGAGGCCTGTCCGGTGGTCGACTCGCTCGAACAGATCGGCTCCCAGTGGCGGCTGGTCGTGCTGTACGACCTCCAGGACGGTGAGAAGCGATTCAACGAACTCAAGCGCTCGACCGGTGCGAGTTCGCGCACGCTCTCGCGCGTGCTCGACGACCTGCAGGAACTCGACCTGGTCGACCGCCGACTCGAGGAGGACGCCCCAGTCGCGACGTTCTACTCGCTGACGGCGAAAGGCGAATCGCTCTGCCCGGTCTTCGAGGCCATCGAGGGGTGGGCCGACGAGTGGCTCTGCGAGGACGCCGACGAGGCCGAGGCGATGGCGGCCGTCGAGGCCGTCGCCGGCGAGTAG